The Toxorhynchites rutilus septentrionalis strain SRP chromosome 1, ASM2978413v1, whole genome shotgun sequence genome contains the following window.
ggtctgggcctagggggcTCGGACGGGATTATGTCATAGGACTgcgattgtgtgtagtaattgcattagaattgagttttttcattgctcgaaatatgttatttttttctcttttcgtacatcaaatggaagccccaaaaaaaccgtttcctgtatgaacttgtatttttgaaatgggttagatgagataacgtggtagaatatGGAACtactttctgttcaaaaatgtagaCAAAAATACCGTTTATGCCATTACtatccttttcttctgtttattcaattatgcagaagaagacaaggagccatcatttaatttttttaaacacaATTCTAAATGATTAAGatttacataaatataagccaaataaatctatgactaccgAAAAATATTAGAGATTAAAATATCACGTTGTCCGAAACATTGTTTGTAGTTTTTAGTGTTTGTTGTAATAATTTCAtcgccaggtgatgtatattcgccactactcaagctatcataatctgatattcgTGAATATACAatttcgaacttctaaatcagaagccgggttcgggttcgattcccgttctggtcgggggaatttttcgtcaaggaaatttcctccgacttgcactgtgatcacgcgtattctagagcttgccactcagaatgcattcaaggcgtgttatttggcatagaaatctcaactaagtacaaataaaaatgacgcaagtaatactacgttgagacggcgaagttcctctaggaacgttagtgccattgaagaagaagaagaaatcagaagccagttaaattcattaattgcatttttacataaccaaacaacatgttcgatgttatgacatcctggaccacattTACATAAATTGGTAGTACCAAGACCGACACGAATGACGTGAATGAGCCCGAATTGATAGAACTTTAgggataatagagtaaaacCATCTTCCGAGATCATctctccattgattctgccaactgattaatgcctattatcggaaaATGGGGAATAATTCATAACACGTATCGACTCAAAATGTGAGCTTACGCCCGTATGTAGGCAACAAAATGGCTCGTTGcatcgtttttttgtttttatttacaattttcataaaaGGCCAGCTAGATGTACACAAGGTaatgatacactgtattgcaagtttgtacatcattaaaatttaaaataaaaatgtaatttatcaatcatGCATAggaagacggcgccagtggttgtatggttaacgtaacagcctcacgatccgatcggcctgggttcaatcccagctggcatCGTTggaattttctgaggcgaaaaatctctggttacgtcttccttcggaggggaagtaaaagaagttggcccggctcatgagttgttgaggtaggaacaggtggagtcgcctccctgatgtcggtgattggcactaaaagtggcggaaataggccgacgaaaaataagcgaagataaaaaaaaataaatcatgcataggtgtccatctttcccaacCTTCCCCTATGTCAAACGAAATGTTATGGATTGTGCGCTGTCACTTGATGCATGGTGTGTGCGATCCACAGATCAAAACACGCACCGATATCAGCAGAAAAACACCGCACGCAATGTCCAACTCGCATCTGTTCCTCAAATCCGGCTTCCCGCGGGCTCCGTTGGCAAACGGCATCGGCCGGTACGTGTGCCAGCTGCAGCGCATTACACTAAAGTACTGCAAAAACAACGGTTCCAGCAAAGGTATGCGTGAATTTCTCGAGAACGATCTGGTCGATTTCAGTCGCGCCAATCCGGGCACCGTGGTGTACGTGAAACCCCGACGGCATCGGACCGCCGTTATGTCGGCGGAATATCTGAACGGAGAGAAGCAGTGGATCAACTGTCGCAACATGACACGGGAGGAAATCGGCAAGTGGGTGGAGCTGCTTCGAACTCAGGCCGGAGCCGCGGGCGAGGTGCGATTACGTAAACTGTGGCACACCGATATACCCTCGATACAGGGAGCGTGGACGCCGTTCACCCATCAGCATCCGTCGGCCAATACTGTGAATCTCCCGAGTGAGGAATTGTCCAGGTTGCAGGTGAAGGATAAAACCGCCACCGAAAGGCTGTTGGAACTGTATCGGGCCCAgaaggcaagttcgggagagaAATCCGACTcgtgaattcgtttttgtttagcattagattagaaataaaatatatactgAAAAAAGACAAACTTTTAATGTCCAAACAAAGATTCTAATTACAAGCGTAATCAAAGGAAACTAATCTGATCTGTTATCGTACCGttctgactcaaattccgaacactcaattggcgatctaacgtacaaatttacacctaggcggcgctgcggtgaaagtgatgatggttttaaattttgccatgtgagcttatggaaggtttgtagttctttccataaattacaatgttataatcataaaagattatttgattgcgatgagtttgtaagaaatttaattctgcgcaattttatatataacatgttatttatttacctctttcagtagtgaaaactataaaaatgttgacaatggttgaattaaagaaggaaattcgagagcacaatcaaacacaagtggaaaaatgtacgatttctgcatgtgagaactaccttggaaagcccggaagtaaaatatacgtgatttgtttttgagttttaggttaccttatcatcattttcttagttcaaaaacagaatccagatgtctcaccaatcgtttacgttttgcgttagatcgccaattgacgaatttacgttcgatttacaaccagatgacgCAGCGAGTAAactgaggatgttttgtttttttttggtttaaattcgttcaaattttctagaaaaatcagaatttatcttcaaattttccggtttcatgtataatttccacgctgaaaaggttagaaaatcatcattttacaatgtgctacgtATATTACGAGAAATGGCTTGTtataacccagcaaacattaaatcgcataacaagcgtatatataacatcatatgccctaaaatttggttggcatataatgcgcctaactggcatatgcatgcaaaagtggaggccatatacatacatggcaaatgcttaccgaatttgtttggattaatatgcaactttgaccggctataataggctataatatattcatgaattgtcaaagcaccaaatacgacttttgccatactcatatacgatttattacagacataaaaaaacaaatggcgcaaaatatttttgtgaaatgtttattatagcctcacgaatctccatttttatatatgagtatttatgttagtagaaataataattgtttgattgacttgtgttgggagtggaatatgaatgtttaaaatggcacagattgatgtatgatgaaaactgctccgatgtgggttcgaactctggTCGTCTGGaatatcatccaccagctatctcgcgcggctatctgaaattcaattcaacagcggttaaaactttcgagtgcttcagcatttcattgacatttcaatatgatgtaatatgttcttcattaggatctaatatgatttactgtttcatgattttcttcagcatgcaacacgatttactacagtactgaatcgatttaaatcatacgcttatacgacacacaaactgcatcagcgtaatatacgcatatgatgcggattaaatatattttacgacaatgtacatcatcaAATTGATGTtcattataccgaattgcgacttaatttgataatggtatataaaatcgagtttttacattttatgcgatttcaaatatacacgatacatactttgattgatattatatgcgattatgatttattcggatttcttgtaagacttggcacgtgcaaaattatacgatttaatgtttgctgggaagtattgtaactttaatttttttcaactaagtaaacgacgaatagggtgttttgcgctaaaaatactgcaaatccttttcGTATCGgccccctacataatcaatgataacagccaatttgatatgatatcgatttcatcgcaactatccatagtatcaataaccggtatgcatcatcAAATCTAAAATttccgaagattatctatgactttggtaaaATCGCTTGTTGAAACCATCGGCAATAtagaaaacaataattttctaaccatatactgacgacatttagtGGCTGAAATtaatctaaataaaaataaaattaataattacgaccgaatcgcgcttttcagtgcgtaaaataaacatacaccctcacttttgtagttctgagctctaatgtaggtgtcgcatgagctgattcagctttgcgtaaattcgtcaattactcactaacaaattccggaaagacctattagcgatctaacgtacaaatctacacctaggcggcgctgcggtgaaagtgatgatggttttaaattctgccatgtgagcttatggaaggtttgtagttatttccataaattacaatgttataatcatgaaAGATTATTTGAGTGCGAtgagtttttaagaaatttaattctgcgcatttttaattataacatgttattttcttatctctttcagtagtgaaaattgtataaatattgacaatggttgattcAAAGACGGAAATACGAGAGCACCATCAAAAACgagtagaaaaatgcatggttcttaCATGTGAGAAttaccttggaaagtccggaagtaaaacatacgtgatttgtttttcaattttaggttaccttatcatcattttcttagttcaaaaacagaatccagatgtctcactgatcgtttacgttttgcgttaggtCGCCAATTggtttactatggaactcacaGTTGCGAATAATCCACACGGCGGATCACTCGCTAgcgaataatcggggttctactgtcataggtGAAAGGTGAAAGGTgaagtctgtatttgtgaagcgagtattatgatgtgtttttgagaaggaaaaacagattttaaagtgtaaattatgaatgaaaattaacttttctaaatcaaattagtattctatgtgaatgcaaatcacttttttatgTATGTGATGAGAAAAAcctatacaaaaattgtgtctgaaattaaCGTTATATTATAGTAATtagttttagtaggaatatctgaaaattcagaggaaataggttaagttagtaATAATGGAAATAggcttcaagtaattaaataataccaagtagatattttcattaaaattttaccaattgaaaattgtctttgagccttctaatctgatgaagAATAGcatggatcccaaactcgaatgtcgccactagccatcgcggatacttCCGTTGTCTCGAcatgagggcgatattgaccgtgtaaggtggcaaaatatggATTGAgattagatcggatgtcgaaagcctagctgtcaccatattgaagacacttattgtcaatattttcaatcgtgtaaggtgcccaataCACCttcatttattttgatttaatGTTTGAATAACATGTATATTTTGAATCGAAGTCAAAGTAGTAATAAGTAGACAATACAAACATACTCatcagggtacgtttatgagaAGGTATCTTGGACTCGAAGTGTGTCCGACACAACTCACTTATACaatctcaactatgacatcttagctttgacggaaagcagcgatcgcaaagcaattcataacaagtgttgttttttttttgttgcgaatattacgtgttttgctacattttatttgaaaatatgtcaataatacgtgagatagaggagttagtgaaccattaaatttaaaataacggaactagtacccaggatgtgttgtttctgtgTTGTTTTTTAAAGTGGTCTTTTTACGGCGGTCCGACTGCGAaggaatatatataaaatattcctATTTTCAGATAACTCTATGGCTCGATGTGTGGCACACTGATGCGGAGTGTTTCGCCATTGATACCCTGGCTCGAGTCCAactcgaattatgaaaacatatcccacaaattattattccatcgatCCCCAAGGGATGTGACTATTCGGAAGAAATGGCTTCGATTCTTTGGACAGGAcctaaacagcaatactaaaCACATGCACATTTGCTCGCTTTACTTCAGTccagattgtttcattcatatcgatggcttggaagTACAATATCGTCGAAAATTAATACAAACAGGTAAATCAAcatctctaatgaaaaacattGTGATTCTGCTAGTTCTGGAAGCTTAATTCAAGCACTGCAGTAGGAGGTATCGGAGAGATTCAGGAAGCTAAACTCTAAATTACGGAACCAAAATTTCCCCTAGGTTTTGATCTAAATAGATTATCTTTACgtagcaatgaataaatgtaatTTAGCTAAAATACAAAAGatgatacttgcaaagctaacacgtcacagcctcactgttactgatgcactagtcagtccagactacctttTCATAAACATACCCTGCATACTCATTGTGTTTTATTTGGATGGTTCTACcctaaggcggcggtgacactggatgcagaaaagtggtcgtacgaattgtatgcaatagtgaagctaaacaaccacattgagttgtattggtgtggttacattgcttcccccttgcttcgttcgtattcgtcagcttctatcgaacaaaattgtttgtttctattcgtacaatcaaattttcgtgcgtactcctatccaaagtaaccttagcctaagataagatcagacaatagggggtcttttacggaccaaatttctgtcagtagttctgatttctgattggctgatttcgataaattttgtaaacaaagccgattttttcagtgttgtcaataaaaataaatagcgttggatttgtattgaatttagaaatggtgaatttaatgaatattacgatatttagtttaaaggaaatgttattaattatatgcaagtttatgtatgtgttttttcacaatggagtaAAGTGAACGGCAAAACACTCATTTGTCAATTTAGCTTCGTTAGGTCCCTAATGCGATTTCACATTTCGGTATATAATTTCCATTGCAAACAAGAAatggaaagtctcatcattcactatgcagacggcagagttgttagctctagctgaaatgaaaaaagagatggttgatacaatccaggttgtgttttgctgactaccaattgttacactgctgacatgttctttcccgttgacttattttgatgatgtaaggagctacgaattttgttctgttctgttgaggaaagttttcgcttcgtcgacggtgtactcatagtcgaattcaatattcatgtcatccacattatcactaaaattaaataaaaatgaaattcgatacgatgtcgatgctgcttcactgtCCATCATTTTCTGGGCTGAACTTCTCGCTGCTTTGATAGCAAGTCTATCAATCCAACAAGATGttcttgtgtatcggctgttttttttttatagaggtgaggaacgctcttccagccttatctgggaagggataacccagacgtcgagtggggatcgcacccacaaaaaccaagccctctactcgtagcctcattccccccgggaccacatctaggcgactacttcagggggcggctgtgctcatgcacttcacgagatttcaacgctaactagcgttgatccttccctttttctctatacatctcatttacgtttccgttgtactccgccacgcacatccgcagcacaggcttccttttacccgtcgagacgtgtaccgattaggaattgccctccaacttgacgcgcaacccgtcacagtcaccctcgcggggtttctcacctgtcgagacgtgaaccgattaggaagcgccctccatcttgacgcgcgccccgtcacagccaccctcgcaggatttctcttcccaacggagcgccgattagacagtgccctccaacataacgcgcactccgtcacagcaactctcgtgggggtacccaccgatttgatgatgctctcctaggctctcgctccgccgaaacgaccctcgcaatgttcctctctcaatccaccaacaggcattgccagcattttcttgaccctgctctccagattccgcttatccgtcgagacgtgtaccgattaggaattgccctccagcttgacgcgcaacccgtcacagccaccctcgcaggatttctctcccaacggagcgccgat
Protein-coding sequences here:
- the LOC129762034 gene encoding 39S ribosomal protein L43, mitochondrial encodes the protein MSNSHLFLKSGFPRAPLANGIGRYVCQLQRITLKYCKNNGSSKGMREFLENDLVDFSRANPGTVVYVKPRRHRTAVMSAEYLNGEKQWINCRNMTREEIGKWVELLRTQAGAAGEVRLRKLWHTDIPSIQGAWTPFTHQHPSANTVNLPSEELSRLQVKDKTATERLLELYRAQKASSGEKSDS